Genomic segment of Apium graveolens cultivar Ventura chromosome 7, ASM990537v1, whole genome shotgun sequence:
AATTTCGTtgaaaagtaaataaataaaaagagACAAAAAGCATGTCAATGCACAACAAAACAAATGCAGTTATTAATGAATTGTTGATGCAATGCAAATCATCAATAAGAGGGGCTATTCCATTCCACTATTTTTGCATTAGTTTCTGACTTTTGAGCACATATAATTCATTCAGTTACAAAACCTATACAACATCAGTAGCTAGTACATCGCCTTTACGATTTTCTTTTTAAAGAACCTTAAAGATTTTTTACATGTCATGAAAAGGCCTATTCTATAGAACTTTTGTTCATCTGGCAAGAACTACAACTTTTGACTTGTACATTAAAGCAGGGGCATCCTCTCCATAAACTAGTGAGCCATAGCAATTCTTTACTGGTTCCCCAGTTGATCTAATTTTTCATTAGGTTGCTTAATACGAACCTTGTATTTCATCCTGAGTATTAACGATATTTTTAACTTATATCCTTGTGCCTTCAAATAATACGAGGCACCTCACAGCCTTGTTCAATCAGGTGAAAAAGAAGGTTTGTCGTGTGGTTGTCCATGCAATGAAATGTGGAAAATTTAGCTCTCATGCAACACTTCTTCTGTTTGATGGAGTTTATTACCATGTTGCTGAAGAGAGAGCATATCATCTGAGTCCACCTTTAGCTGAAGGGAAGAGAAAAAGAAGGTAATGTATACACTATGGACTATATACAAAACAGCAGAATAAGATGAAAAATCTATTCTTTAAAAGCCGGTAGAATACCATATTGAGATGATTCCGCAAAGAGCCTTCTATCAACTTTTTGAGCTTCTCACATTGATCAACCATATGCCCTGAGCTAATCATCTCCTTAAGGCGATACCACAAGCGCTCAATAGTCGTGTAAGGAAACCAAACTCCTGCTGTTTTCTTCCGACGAGTAATATCAGCAGGTCTCTGCAATAATCACAACTTCCATCACTGTAGCAAACTGAGTTTATGAAAAACAAGGTCGACAAAAGCTGGAAGATCTAGGCTTTTATAATCACTTAGCAGCAATTGGCCATTACTTAATAAATTGGTTTACATTTCTACTTTTTTAATCAACAGAAGATGATAAGCAAAAAGAAATCTTCAAACCATAGGTGTTGTATCCAATGTTCATTTCCCAAGTTGTAACAGATTTACAAAAAATATTATTAACATAGGTTTCATAAGCTAGTAGTAATGCAAGAAGGAAAGCCTTGATTTACCAAAGAGGCTAGGGACTCGATGTACTCGAGCAGCAGATTTGTAGCTTCTGCATATCGGCCATAATCAACATACAATCGTAGCAATGATGCAGGAGATGATTCATTTCCAGCCATGCCCAGAGTACTTTCTCTTCTACCACCCTGCCATGACAGTTCTTGGTAACTGATAACTTGCAACGATTGACTAGTTAAATTAACTTCATCTCTTTTTAGTGTTTTAGCATGTAATcatgtatgcatcaattccctCCGGTCAAATAACATCAATTTTAACTTTACTTTTCAAAAAACAATCTAAATTTCCAACTTGCCTATTTATTTCCTTGCATATCACACAATCTAATTAACTGCCAGGCAAACAATTTTAGATGGTTGTAATAATAGGATAAAAGATGATAATGTAAGAATTAGATTGTACTATTACGAACTCATAAAATTTCATATAAATGAATTATCAGATTTACCTTAAATAGACGAACTAGCCAAAGAGGCAATTCAATTTGTGCATCACTAGAAAGAAGAGTCTCAGCGATTGCTACTGGTAATCCGGGATGGAATCCTCTGTATTTTTCCTACAAATTTCAGAACATAGATGTTAATGATAAGAAAGAAAATGATTGGTCAGATATTAGCACAGAAATCCAGACTATTTCAGTTTTAAAGAGTAGCAGAGCTTTCATGTACTATTTATATAAATATCAATTGATGCTGGTGTGCCCAGTTTCATGCACTATTCATATAGATATACGAGAACATCCAACTATATCCTGCAAAAATACTGCATGATGGAAACAAGTGCTGAGCACATATAAATGGCAGATAAAAATGATAGGAAAAAAAAATTATCGCAATTTTGTCTACATTAAGACATTTCAGATCTCACTAGCATTCCAGGCACAAACACAATCAAAAAGAAATGTTTCACTTAAACAAAATGGAATACGGTGCACTAACAAGGTAAAATTCTAGTGTTTCCCAGTGGTTCCTAGTAGATTGGTATGTTGAAGGGGCTGTGTCAACGGAACCATAAGCTGGCTCGTCCTTTGATGATTGTAGTAGAAGACCACGCATCTTATTGTTCCTAAAAAGATCACGTACAGAGTTTCTTTAATAAACTATATGCTTAGAGAAAATAATAAGCCAAATTGGCCTAAGAGATGGTAGCGTCAAACAAATTCAAAACACAAAAACTTATCCGAGGAGATAACTTACCCAACCAACAGCGTACCATCAGTGATTGAACAGCATTTTAATGACATCTGAGCAAAAACTCTCTCGAAATGCCTGAAGAAGGATCATGCATATAGACCAGATAGAATTAAACACTAGACATGCAATGACTTTGATATTGGTCATAGATAAGCTAACCTTTTTAATTCTGACCCTCTCCAAAATTTAAGAAGAACTGCAAATGCTGTGTCATATAAATTAGATTGGACCAGAAGGTCAACCAAGTCTAGAGAAGGTTCTCCATTCCCTGAACCATAAAACCAGTAAACCCCGCTTAATTCTCTTTCAAAAAGTAAATGTAGACTTTTAAGCCAGTTGTTAAATTACCGGTATTTGTCCATTTAACATCTGCTAACGAAAGCAAGTATTCTGCTGAGGCCAACACAAATTCATTTTCCAGGATTTCAATATCTACATATGACTGTGGCCTTTTATCACCAGTTGCTGCAGACAATTGCAATGGGAAAACATAATATATTAAGGGAAAAGCAGCAAAAGACAAGCACTTAGAAATGAACATGAATTCATTTTCAAAAGAGTTAGTTACTTTGTTCTTCTATAGTTATTCTAGCCTTTTTACTTGGATAATTTTCTCTGTGTAGAGAGCTCTGATCAGGTATAGGGTCGATCCATGCATAAGCAGGATGAACAAGATGCAGTGCATTAATGGCTGCAGACAGTCCATTCAGCCTCTCTTGCAGCATCGAGGACCGGTGCTGGTAATCTTTCACTGCTGCTTCAGTCCTCAATCGAGCTGAATACAAGTAAATGTAATAAGCTGCTCTTCGCCAGTTATGTCGGTGCATCTCACATGCATAAAGAAGCTTAAATGGATTCGGCTTTGCATAAGTATCTGAGCTAAGAGCCTACATATTTAACAAGAATCTCTGGGTTTAATATCAATCTGCCAAGAAATTAGATACAGTAGTATCTTGCTAGAACTACTATTAGCACACACCTTCCAAACAAGCTCTTGTTCCACCTTCTCTGTTAGTCCAATTAAAGGCAGTTGACCATTACAAAGAATCTGCATCGTGAAACATGAATAACATTAGCTGACATTTTTTAGATC
This window contains:
- the LOC141674380 gene encoding nuclear pore complex protein NUP160-like; protein product: MAGMKKIWDHITSMLKTTIGKESRGKNQRVKAVGSNGQVNDTNIHLSDVSSDVGQKSDSSLVCQNWVDWLNWMELSEFKNRIHMLPDDVSRIQLELVPMIHEVITEWHIIYFLATTPSEAPAFEDFSSQLSSLQIDSKVDKRSWNEKLGKSDFPLAFILLLNFHGSAEDTSHMSHTSLPEPSNIISLVRDFTSWIIWGRTEEESSAFFSHSTELALVLLRHGQFDAVQYLLSFVDEHSRKEKTSESIQSVDGHFSICLHLLGCCLLAQAQHKLHGLLKEHKVCEAVRCFFRAASTQGAPKALQSLPVEAGLPYLEFIDCQSVAAWKLHYYQWAMQIFEQYNLSEAASQFAFAALEQVDEALNFAEDSSGVDQLQESANVVRGRLWANVFKFTLDLNNYYDAYCAMISNPDEESKYICLRRFIIVLYERGTVQILCNGQLPLIGLTEKVEQELVWKALSSDTYAKPNPFKLLYACEMHRHNWRRAAYYIYLYSARLRTEAAVKDYQHRSSMLQERLNGLSAAINALHLVHPAYAWIDPIPDQSSLHRENYPSKKARITIEEQTTGDKRPQSYVDIEILENEFVLASAEYLLSLADVKWTNTGNGEPSLDLVDLLVQSNLYDTAFAVLLKFWRGSELKRHFERVFAQMSLKCCSITDGTLLVGNNKMRGLLLQSSKDEPAYGSVDTAPSTYQSTRNHWETLEFYLEKYRGFHPGLPVAIAETLLSSDAQIELPLWLVRLFKGGRRESTLGMAGNESSPASLLRLYVDYGRYAEATNLLLEYIESLASLRPADITRRKKTAGVWFPYTTIERLWYRLKEMISSGHMVDQCEKLKKLIEGSLRNHLNMLKVDSDDMLSLQQHGNKLHQTEEVLHES